One Anaerobacillus alkaliphilus genomic region harbors:
- a CDS encoding carbohydrate ABC transporter permease: MKNKKKLKEALLYLAFVGPVLAVFTVIVLIPFVLGMYYSFTNWNGVTGEIVWVGLDNFKYIFTGDPQILNSFLFTTKFTVFAVILTNLIGLTLAVILTQALKSTNILRTIFFLPNLIGGLLLGFIWQFIFVRGFESIGKLTGLSLFQLPWLGDANTAFWGIVIVSVWQGSGYIMIIYIAALQNVPHELIEAAKVDGANRWQIFKSITLPLITPAVTICLFLTIAWSFKIFDVNVSLTGGGPFKSTESLSLNIYTEAFVNNRYGIGAAKAFLFFIIVATVTTAQVIFTKKREVQA; this comes from the coding sequence ATGAAGAACAAAAAGAAACTTAAAGAAGCTCTACTGTATCTAGCCTTTGTTGGCCCAGTACTGGCCGTCTTTACAGTTATCGTTCTCATTCCATTTGTTTTAGGGATGTATTATTCATTTACAAATTGGAATGGGGTAACAGGGGAAATTGTTTGGGTGGGTCTAGACAACTTTAAATATATCTTTACGGGTGATCCGCAAATTTTAAACTCTTTTCTCTTTACAACCAAATTTACGGTATTTGCAGTTATTCTTACTAACCTAATAGGGTTAACTCTTGCGGTAATCTTAACTCAAGCTCTAAAATCAACCAATATTTTACGAACAATCTTCTTTCTACCTAATTTAATTGGTGGACTTTTACTAGGATTCATTTGGCAGTTTATTTTTGTTAGAGGATTTGAGTCGATAGGAAAACTAACAGGCTTGTCGTTATTTCAATTACCTTGGCTTGGAGATGCCAATACAGCATTCTGGGGAATTGTAATCGTAAGTGTTTGGCAAGGTTCTGGTTATATCATGATTATCTATATAGCAGCTCTGCAAAACGTTCCACACGAACTAATTGAAGCAGCAAAAGTAGATGGTGCTAATCGCTGGCAAATCTTTAAGAGTATCACTCTACCATTAATTACTCCTGCCGTAACAATATGTTTGTTCTTAACGATTGCTTGGTCTTTTAAGATCTTTGATGTAAACGTTTCCCTAACTGGTGGGGGGCCGTTCAAGTCGACCGAGTCATTATCATTGAACATCTATACAGAAGCGTTTGTAAATAACCGATACGGAATTGGCGCAGCTAAAGCGTTCTTGTTCTTTATCATTGTGGCTACTGTAACGACGGCCCAAGTCATTTTTACTAAGAAACGAGAGGTGCAAGCGTAA